In one Cyclopterus lumpus isolate fCycLum1 chromosome 22, fCycLum1.pri, whole genome shotgun sequence genomic region, the following are encoded:
- the tspan37 gene encoding tetraspanin 37 isoform X1 has translation MSDQRRKSFKRILRCACQLLWVVGLVVGLSGVYLLKNLRQSSVFLSHSYITLPAILALASAAFLLASWGLGFWVSLRDSTFLQGLFVYLLVIVFCLECTSSALAYFHSTKLDSALAPLSGVFHNYTGRSQDPNSRAVDVTQKELQCCGVHDYRDWVKTLWFNRTGGLRVPHSCCNSTFPSCDGTVDQPGELYSQGCQVKLEMNFHFVLSFIIWYSPVVFLVEIVLFLTVAQLMRDQPHIDYQVLVKN, from the exons ATGAGCGACCAGAGGAGAAAGTCGTTTAAAAGAATCCTCCGGTGTGCGTGTCAACTTCTGTGG GTGGTGGGGTTGGTGGTGGGCCTGAGTGGAGTTTACCTGCTGAAGAACTTGAGACAGAGCAGCGTATTCCTTTCTCACAGCTACATCACCCTACCGGCTATCCTCGCTCTCGCCAGCGCTGCGTTTCTATTGGCCAGCTGGGGCCTCGGCTTCTGGGTGAGCCTCAGGGATTCCACCTTTCTGCAGGGACTG TTTGTTTATCTGCTGGTTATCGTCTTTTGTCTGGAATGTACGTCTTCAGCGTTGGCTTATTTTCACTCTACGAAG CTGGATTCAGCGCTAGCTCCCCTCAGCGGAGTGTTTCACAATTACACAGGCCGCAGCCAGGACCCCAACTCTCGAGCTGTGGATGTGACAcaaaaagag TTGCAGTGTTGTGGGGTCCATGACTACAGGGACTGGGTAAAAACCTTGTGGTTTAACCGAACAGGAGGACTCAGGGTTCCTCACAGCTGCTGCAACTCTACATTCCCGTCCTGCGATGGGACCGTGGACCAACCGGGGGAGCTCTACTCACAG gGCTGCCAGGTGAAGCTGGAGATGAACTTCCATTTCGTGCTGAGTTTCATCATCTGGTACTCCCCGGTGGTTTTTCTGGTGGAG ATCGTTTTGTTTCTGACAGTGGCACAGCTGATGAGGGACCAACCGCATATTGATTATCAAGTACTGGTTAAAAACTGA
- the tspan37 gene encoding tetraspanin 37 isoform X2 produces MSDQRRKSFKRILRCACQLLWVVGLVVGLSGVYLLKNLRQSSVFLSHSYITLPAILALASAAFLLASWGLGFWVSLRDSTFLQGLLDSALAPLSGVFHNYTGRSQDPNSRAVDVTQKELQCCGVHDYRDWVKTLWFNRTGGLRVPHSCCNSTFPSCDGTVDQPGELYSQGCQVKLEMNFHFVLSFIIWYSPVVFLVEIVLFLTVAQLMRDQPHIDYQVLVKN; encoded by the exons ATGAGCGACCAGAGGAGAAAGTCGTTTAAAAGAATCCTCCGGTGTGCGTGTCAACTTCTGTGG GTGGTGGGGTTGGTGGTGGGCCTGAGTGGAGTTTACCTGCTGAAGAACTTGAGACAGAGCAGCGTATTCCTTTCTCACAGCTACATCACCCTACCGGCTATCCTCGCTCTCGCCAGCGCTGCGTTTCTATTGGCCAGCTGGGGCCTCGGCTTCTGGGTGAGCCTCAGGGATTCCACCTTTCTGCAGGGACTG CTGGATTCAGCGCTAGCTCCCCTCAGCGGAGTGTTTCACAATTACACAGGCCGCAGCCAGGACCCCAACTCTCGAGCTGTGGATGTGACAcaaaaagag TTGCAGTGTTGTGGGGTCCATGACTACAGGGACTGGGTAAAAACCTTGTGGTTTAACCGAACAGGAGGACTCAGGGTTCCTCACAGCTGCTGCAACTCTACATTCCCGTCCTGCGATGGGACCGTGGACCAACCGGGGGAGCTCTACTCACAG gGCTGCCAGGTGAAGCTGGAGATGAACTTCCATTTCGTGCTGAGTTTCATCATCTGGTACTCCCCGGTGGTTTTTCTGGTGGAG ATCGTTTTGTTTCTGACAGTGGCACAGCTGATGAGGGACCAACCGCATATTGATTATCAAGTACTGGTTAAAAACTGA